A window of Selenomonas ruminantium subsp. lactilytica TAM6421 contains these coding sequences:
- a CDS encoding esterase family protein — translation MNWYSDRLQRDMSIRLYGDRGTPVLVFPTQDAMSDNFENFGMIDTLADYIDSGKIQLFCVDTVDTETWSNVWGDKGWRSGRQEAYYNYIVEEVLPFIADKNGSGALPMVTGCSLGGFHAAILFLRRPELFSGILSLSGVYDARFFFDGWLDGTLYQNSPVDFLAQMPNDHPYIQKYNEKPIILCVGQGAWEDEGRRTTAIMGDIFRAKGIHGWVDFWGYDVNHDWYWWKEQIRYFLPYMLREKDLEANC, via the coding sequence GTGAATTGGTACAGCGACCGCCTGCAGCGGGATATGAGCATACGCCTTTACGGGGACAGGGGCACGCCGGTGCTGGTGTTTCCCACCCAGGATGCCATGAGCGATAACTTCGAGAACTTTGGCATGATTGACACCTTGGCCGATTATATCGACAGCGGCAAAATCCAGCTCTTCTGCGTGGACACCGTGGATACGGAAACCTGGTCCAATGTCTGGGGAGACAAGGGCTGGCGGTCTGGCCGGCAGGAAGCTTATTACAATTATATTGTGGAAGAGGTGCTGCCCTTTATTGCGGATAAGAACGGCAGTGGCGCTCTGCCCATGGTGACGGGCTGCAGCCTGGGAGGCTTCCATGCAGCTATCCTGTTCCTGCGTCGTCCGGAACTCTTTAGCGGCATCTTGTCCTTGTCCGGTGTCTATGATGCCCGCTTCTTCTTTGACGGTTGGCTGGATGGTACTCTTTACCAGAATTCTCCGGTGGACTTTCTGGCGCAGATGCCTAATGACCACCCCTATATCCAGAAGTATAACGAAAAGCCCATTATCCTCTGCGTGGGGCAGGGAGCCTGGGAGGATGAAGGCCGGCGGACCACTGCTATAATGGGGGACATCTTCCGGGCCAAGGGCATCCATGGCTGGGTGGACTTCTGGGGCTATGATGTGAACCATGACTGGTACTGGTGGAAGGAACAGATTCGCTACTTCTTGCCCTATATGCTGCGTGAAAAAGATTTGGAGGCGAACTGCTGA
- a CDS encoding ATP-grasp domain-containing protein has product MNFVFISPHFPKHYWNFCDRLHKNGVNVLGIGDCPYDELRAELKASLTEYYFVQDLSNYNEMYRAVAFFAFKYGKIDWIESNNEFWLEQDARLRTDFHVTTGYQFDEVGHIKNKSAMKEFYAKAGVPTARLHKITDIAAARKFIDLVDYPVIVKPDVGVGACDTFKLENDGDLQDFFAKNLPVPYVMEEFITGDICSYDAIIDADSKPLLESMTVWPPSVMDIVLKQLDLSYYTTAHAPVELKGVGRATVKAFDVRSRFVHLEFFRLTKAKAGLGEVGDFVGLEVNMRPAGGYTPDMINFAHSTDVYQVWADMITDNIRKIPDSGQHCYCVYASRRDCHNYVHTHGEIMDRYGRDMVMCERMPEMMVPQMGNQMYTAKVASQKAVDEFIHYVLDQAPEADAYPVETDFCFAY; this is encoded by the coding sequence ATGAACTTTGTATTTATTTCTCCGCATTTCCCCAAGCATTATTGGAACTTCTGTGACCGTCTGCACAAGAACGGCGTGAATGTGCTGGGCATTGGGGACTGCCCTTATGATGAACTGCGGGCGGAACTCAAGGCTTCCCTGACGGAATATTATTTTGTGCAGGATCTGTCCAATTACAATGAGATGTACCGGGCGGTGGCCTTTTTTGCCTTCAAGTACGGGAAGATTGACTGGATTGAGTCCAACAATGAGTTCTGGCTGGAGCAGGACGCCCGCCTGCGCACGGACTTCCATGTGACCACGGGCTATCAGTTTGACGAGGTGGGCCATATCAAGAACAAGTCCGCCATGAAGGAATTCTATGCCAAGGCCGGCGTGCCCACGGCCCGCCTGCATAAGATCACGGATATCGCAGCGGCGAGGAAGTTCATCGATCTGGTGGATTATCCTGTTATCGTCAAGCCTGATGTGGGGGTAGGCGCCTGCGATACCTTCAAGCTGGAAAATGACGGTGATCTGCAGGATTTCTTTGCCAAGAACCTGCCAGTGCCCTATGTGATGGAGGAGTTCATTACCGGTGATATCTGCTCCTACGATGCCATCATTGATGCGGATTCCAAGCCCTTGTTGGAGTCCATGACGGTCTGGCCGCCTTCGGTTATGGACATCGTGCTGAAGCAGCTGGATCTGTCCTATTACACGACGGCTCATGCCCCGGTGGAATTGAAGGGCGTGGGCAGGGCTACAGTCAAGGCCTTTGACGTCAGAAGTCGTTTTGTCCATCTGGAATTCTTCCGCCTGACCAAGGCCAAGGCAGGCCTCGGCGAAGTGGGTGATTTCGTGGGGCTGGAGGTCAATATGCGTCCGGCCGGCGGCTACACCCCCGATATGATCAATTTTGCCCATTCCACGGATGTCTATCAGGTCTGGGCGGATATGATTACGGACAATATACGGAAAATCCCCGACAGCGGTCAGCACTGCTACTGTGTCTATGCCAGCCGCCGGGACTGCCATAATTATGTGCATACCCATGGGGAAATCATGGACCGCTATGGCAGGGATATGGTCATGTGTGAGCGCATGCCGGAAATGATGGTGCCCCAGATGGGCAATCAGATGTATACGGCCAAAGTGGCCAGCCAGAAGGCTGTGGATGAATTCATCCATTACGTGCTGGATCAGGCGCCGGAAGCGGACGCCTATCCGGTGGAAACTGATTTCTGCTTTGCGTATTGA